In the genome of Crassaminicella thermophila, the window TGATTTACAAATAAAGGAATATGTCAATACAATTAAGGATGTCGAAAATAAACATGTAGAAATTGCTTTCTTTGGAGGGAGCTTTACAGGGATTGAAAAGTATAAACAAGAAGAGCTTTTAAAAATTGCTTTAAAATGGAAAAAAAGAGGAGTTATAAAAGATATAAGAATATCAACAAGACCTGATTATATAAATAAATTTATTATGGAGTTTTTACAAAAATTTGGTGTATCTATTATTGAACTGGGAGTTCAATCAATGGATCAAAATGTGTTGTTAAAAAGCGGAAGAGGACATACAAAGGAGGATGTAATAAATGCAGTAAAAGTGATGAGGCAATTTGATGTAAAGATAGGATTACAGATGATGATTGGTTTACCTGATGATAATCCTCAAAAAATTAATAAAACAGTAGAAGAAATTATTAGATTACATCCTGATTTTGTAAGGATATATCCTACGTTAGTTGTGAAAGATACTTATTTGGAAAAAATGTATTTAGAAGGGCAATATGAACCGTTAACGTTGGAAGAAGCAGTTGAAATTTCTAAAAATCTATTATTAAAGTTTTTGCAATGTGAAATACCAGTAATAAGAATAGGTCTACAGCCAACAGAGAATATTCTACTTGGAAGAGAAGTTATTGCAGGTCCATTTCATTCTTCTTTTAGACAGTTGGTAGAGTCAGAGATTTTCAAAGAAATGTTGGATAATTTGTTTTTAAAATTTAATATAAAAGATATGCCTATTGAGCTACAAGTAAATGATCGTTATGTTTCTAGTTTGGTAGGACATAAAAAAGAGAATATAGATTTTGTTAAAAATAAATATGAAATAAAAAAAATAAGAATTATTAGAAATAACAGATTAGATGATGGTGAGATAAAAATATTTATGAAATGTGGTAAGTCAATAAGCTACAATATGAAACAATATGCTGATAATGCAATTTAAAACTTATCTAATGAAAGAGATAAGCTTTAAATTGCATTGTAATTATGTCTATATTCAAATATAATGGCATATGTGATAAAATAATTAGAAGTGACTAATAAAAAAGAGGTGTTTGAGTTTGTATCTAAAAAAGATTGAGATACATGGTTTCAAATCTTTTGCTGATAAAACAGAAATTGAATTTGAAAAAGGAGTTACAGGGATTGTAGGACCTAATGGTAGTGGTAAAAGTAATATTTCAGATGCAGTAAGATGGGTTTTAGGAGAACAGAGTGCAAAAACTCTAAGAGGAAGTAGAATGGAAGATATAATATTTGCAGGTACTACTCAAAGAAAACCCCTTGGGATGGCAGAAGTTTCTTTAACTTTAGATAATGAGTCAAACAAGTTAGGTGTTGATTTTTCTGAAGTTACTGTAACAAGAAGAGTTTATCGATCAGGAGAGAGTGAATACTACATTAATAAATCATTATGTAGATTAAAGGATATAAAAGAAATTTTTATGGATACAGGTGTAGGGGTTGATGGTTATTCTATTATTGGACAAGGTAAAATTGATGATATATTAAACAATAAATCTGGAAATAGAAGGATATTATTTGAGGAAGCTGCTGGAATTGTAAAGTATAGAAACAGGAAAGAAGAATCAGAAAAAAAATTAGAAAATACAAATCAAAATTTAATAAGATTAGATGATATTATCAGTGAGCTTAAATTAAGAATAGAGCCATTAAAAGCACAAAGTAAAAAAGCAAAAACTTATTTGGAACTACAAGGAGAATTAAAGGATTTAGAAGTAAACTTATTTATACATGAAATTGAAACATTAAAATATGATATTGAAGCTTTAAAGGAACAGAAACAGATTATTTTAGAACAATTGAATCGTTTTTTAGATGATAAAAAGGAAGTAGAAAAAAAATACCAGCACTATAAAAGAGAAATCGAATCATTAGATGAGTCAATCAATCAACTACAGAATAATATATTCGAAACAATCCATCTTATAGAGAAAAAAGAGGGAGAGTATTGTCTTTGCAATGAAAAAGTTCTTAATATAACAGAAAATACTGTAAGACTTAATAATGAAATTAGAGAAATAGAAGAAAATAAAAGAAAGTTATTAATACAAGTAGATGAAATAAAGAAAGAAATTGAAAACGAGAATGATATATTAAATGAGAATAAAAAGACTTTGCAGAATAAAGTACAAAAATTAAATAAGATAAGTAGTGTATTGCAGGAAAAAGAAGAAGATATGGAGAGATCCAAAGGCAATGTCATTGAGATATTAAATACAGTGGCTACAAAAAAGAGCGAGATTAATAGTCTTAATGCTTTACAGAATAATATAATAAAACGGCAAAACAAAATAAAAGAAGAAAAAAGCAATATACAAGAAAAGAAAAATTTAATTGAAAAAGAAAAAACGAATATAATAAAGGAAATAAAGAATATTTCAGATGAGTTTGAAAGCTTAAAAAATGAAAGAGATTTTGTAGAGTCAGAGATTCGAAATCTAGAGAATATAAACAAACAAGCAAAAGAGAAAGAAGAAAGCTTAAAACAAAGAATTCAAGAAAAGCAGACGAGAAAAAAATTATTAGAAGAAATGGAAAAGGAATATGAAGGTTTTAATAAAAGTGTTAAAAATACTCTTATTCATACGAAAAAAAACAAAAATTTAGGGAAGGGAATATTAGGAGTTGTAGCAGAGATTATAGATGTTCCAAAGGGTTTTGAAATTTCTATTGAGGTTGCATTAGGAAGTGCAATGCAAAATATTGTATGTGAAACAACAAATGATGCCAATAGGGTAATTAATTATTTAAAGAAGAATAAGCTTGGAAGAGTAACTTTTTTACCTATGGATAGATTTGAAAATAAAATTTTTCATCATAAAGACAATTTTAAAGATATACAAGGTTTTTTAGGCTTTGCTAAAGATATAATAAGTTTTTCTAATGATTATGAAAAAATATTAAACTATTTATTAGGTAGAGTGGTATTGGTTGATAAGATAGAAAATGGAATAATTCTTTCTAAAAAAGTAGGAAACAAATATAAAATAGTTTCTTTAGATGGGGATATTATAAATCCAGGTGGTGCTATAACAGGGGGAAGCTATCACTCAAAAACTTTAAATATTTTAAGCAGGAAAAGGGAAATCGAAGAAATAGAGAGTAATCTTAATGATTTAAATATACAATATAAAAGACAGATAAGATATATTTTGGAAAATGAAAAGAAAATAGACGAGTTAAAATTAAAATTGAGCAATAAAGAGAGTTTATTAAAAGAAAAGGAAATTGCATTAATAAACAATGAGAATACAAAAAATCAATTAGAGAAAGATCTGAAGAATTATTTAGAAAATATACGGCGCATTGATTTAGAGCTGGAACAATTAGATATTGACAAAAATGAAATAGATAAAAAACTTGAAATTAGGAAGAAAGAAATAGAAGTATTAGAAGCAAATGAAAAAGAAATACAAAACAAAGTATCTTATAGTAAAAGCATTTATGAAGTAGAGAAGGAACAGAAAGAAGAAATCAACAAAGAAGTGATAAATTTAAAGATAAAGATAGCTTCTCTAGAGCAAAAAAATGAGAATATGCGTCAAAATTTAGATTCTATAATTTCAAAATTAAAAGAACTGGAAAACTCAAAGAATAATAAACAAAAAGAAATAGATGCATTTCTAAAGAATAAAGATTTTTTTCTTAAACAACTAAATAAGCTTAAAATTGAAATAAAGGATGCAGATATCTTAAAAAAACAGTGTGAATTTAATTTAACTCAAGAGAAATCAAAAAAGGAACGTGTGTATAAAAATTATGAAGATATAGAGATTAAGCTAAAAAGAATAAATGGAACTATAGCTGAATTACAAGATAGTCAACATAAAATTGAAGTAAGACTTACTAGATTAGAAATGCAACAGGAGTCTTATTGTAACAAGCTATGGGAAACTTATGAAATAAGCTATACAGAAGCAATAAAATATAAAAAGGAAAATATGAACTTAACAGAAATATCAAAACGTATTAAAATATTAAAAAAGAAAATAAAAGATCTTGGAAGTGTTAATACAAATGCTATAGAAGAATATAAAGAAGTAATGGAAAGATATGAGTTTTTGACAACTCAAAAAGAGGATTTGATAGCTGCTATAGACACGCTTAAAAAAGTAATAAAAGAAATGGAAAGTATAATGAAGACAAAATTCATAGATTGTTTTCAACAAATAAAAGAAAATTTTAATGAAGTATTTAAAAAATTATTCGGTGGTGGGAAAGCAGAAATTAAGTTAGAGGATGAAGAGAACATATTGTTGTCATCAATAGAAATTATTGCACAGCCACCAGGTAAAAAATTACAAAACCTTTCTCTGTTGTCAGGAGGAGAAAGAGCATTAACAGCAATTGCATTACTATTTGCTATATTAAAGGTAAAACCTACGCCATTTTGTATATTAGATGAGATTGAGGCGGCATTAGATGAAGCAAATGTTTATAGATATGCTGATTTTTTAAAAGAGTTTTCAAAAGAAACGCAATTTATTGTAGTGACTCACAGAAAAGGAACAATGGAATCAGCTGATGCTTTATATGGTGTAACGATGCAAGAACATGGAGTGTCAAAATTAGTATCTGTAAAACTTACTGAAAAAGCTAGCTAATGGAGGGGTTAAGGTGTTAAAAAAATTTTTATCTAAATTTAAAAAAGAGAAAGAAGAAAAGGTAAATATACAGCAAGAAAGTACAAGTATAGACAAAAGCAAAGACATAGAAGGAGATATTATAAAAGAAAAAGATCATTTTGATAATTCATTACTAGATAATGTCCAAGAAGAGAAAAAAATAGAGATTAAAGAAGATGGAGAAATAGAAACTACCGAAGAAAAAATTAGTTTTTTTGCTAAGTTAAAAAAAGGTTTAACAAAGACAAGACAAGGTATAGCAGGAAAGGTAGATCAAGTTTTAAGAGCTTATAAAAAAGTAGATGAAGAATTATTTGAGGAACTTGAAGAAATACTTATTACATCAGATGTTGGTGTTCAAACTACTATGGAAATAATTGATAGATTAAGAAATATGGCAAAGGAAAGAAAAGTTACAGAGGCAGAAGACTTAAAGGGATTATTAAAGGAAATTCTAACTGAAATATTAGATATGGAAAAATCACATGATTTAAATGTAGAACCATCTCCAGCAATTATTCTTATGGTAGGGGTTAATGGTGTAGGGAAAACTACTTCAATTGGTAAGATTGCCCATAAATTCAAATCTCAAGGAAAAAAAGTATTATTAGCAGCTGGAGACACATTTAGAGCGGCAGCTATTGACCAATTAGAAATTTGGGGAAATAGAGTAGGGGTGGATGTTATTAAGCATCAGGAAGGTGCTGATACAGCAGCTGTTATATATGATGCTATTCAATCTGCAAAAGCAAGAAAGATAGATGTGTTAATTTGTGATAC includes:
- the smc gene encoding chromosome segregation protein SMC; translation: MYLKKIEIHGFKSFADKTEIEFEKGVTGIVGPNGSGKSNISDAVRWVLGEQSAKTLRGSRMEDIIFAGTTQRKPLGMAEVSLTLDNESNKLGVDFSEVTVTRRVYRSGESEYYINKSLCRLKDIKEIFMDTGVGVDGYSIIGQGKIDDILNNKSGNRRILFEEAAGIVKYRNRKEESEKKLENTNQNLIRLDDIISELKLRIEPLKAQSKKAKTYLELQGELKDLEVNLFIHEIETLKYDIEALKEQKQIILEQLNRFLDDKKEVEKKYQHYKREIESLDESINQLQNNIFETIHLIEKKEGEYCLCNEKVLNITENTVRLNNEIREIEENKRKLLIQVDEIKKEIENENDILNENKKTLQNKVQKLNKISSVLQEKEEDMERSKGNVIEILNTVATKKSEINSLNALQNNIIKRQNKIKEEKSNIQEKKNLIEKEKTNIIKEIKNISDEFESLKNERDFVESEIRNLENINKQAKEKEESLKQRIQEKQTRKKLLEEMEKEYEGFNKSVKNTLIHTKKNKNLGKGILGVVAEIIDVPKGFEISIEVALGSAMQNIVCETTNDANRVINYLKKNKLGRVTFLPMDRFENKIFHHKDNFKDIQGFLGFAKDIISFSNDYEKILNYLLGRVVLVDKIENGIILSKKVGNKYKIVSLDGDIINPGGAITGGSYHSKTLNILSRKREIEEIESNLNDLNIQYKRQIRYILENEKKIDELKLKLSNKESLLKEKEIALINNENTKNQLEKDLKNYLENIRRIDLELEQLDIDKNEIDKKLEIRKKEIEVLEANEKEIQNKVSYSKSIYEVEKEQKEEINKEVINLKIKIASLEQKNENMRQNLDSIISKLKELENSKNNKQKEIDAFLKNKDFFLKQLNKLKIEIKDADILKKQCEFNLTQEKSKKERVYKNYEDIEIKLKRINGTIAELQDSQHKIEVRLTRLEMQQESYCNKLWETYEISYTEAIKYKKENMNLTEISKRIKILKKKIKDLGSVNTNAIEEYKEVMERYEFLTTQKEDLIAAIDTLKKVIKEMESIMKTKFIDCFQQIKENFNEVFKKLFGGGKAEIKLEDEENILLSSIEIIAQPPGKKLQNLSLLSGGERALTAIALLFAILKVKPTPFCILDEIEAALDEANVYRYADFLKEFSKETQFIVVTHRKGTMESADALYGVTMQEHGVSKLVSVKLTEKAS
- the ftsY gene encoding signal recognition particle-docking protein FtsY, coding for MSFFAKLKKGLTKTRQGIAGKVDQVLRAYKKVDEELFEELEEILITSDVGVQTTMEIIDRLRNMAKERKVTEAEDLKGLLKEILTEILDMEKSHDLNVEPSPAIILMVGVNGVGKTTSIGKIAHKFKSQGKKVLLAAGDTFRAAAIDQLEIWGNRVGVDVIKHQEGADTAAVIYDAIQSAKARKIDVLICDTAGRLHNKKNLMNELGKVSKIVDREFPNASKEILLVLDATTGQNAIQQAKIFKEVTDITGVVLTKLDGTAKGGVVLAISSELEIPVKLIGVGEGMEDLQKFVPQDFVNALFGEEN
- a CDS encoding elongator complex protein 3, which produces MGKKHYIIPIFVPHKGCPFDCIFCNQKKITGNIKDILPEEVDLQIKEYVNTIKDVENKHVEIAFFGGSFTGIEKYKQEELLKIALKWKKRGVIKDIRISTRPDYINKFIMEFLQKFGVSIIELGVQSMDQNVLLKSGRGHTKEDVINAVKVMRQFDVKIGLQMMIGLPDDNPQKINKTVEEIIRLHPDFVRIYPTLVVKDTYLEKMYLEGQYEPLTLEEAVEISKNLLLKFLQCEIPVIRIGLQPTENILLGREVIAGPFHSSFRQLVESEIFKEMLDNLFLKFNIKDMPIELQVNDRYVSSLVGHKKENIDFVKNKYEIKKIRIIRNNRLDDGEIKIFMKCGKSISYNMKQYADNAI